In the Gloeocapsa sp. DLM2.Bin57 genome, one interval contains:
- a CDS encoding DUF4347 domain-containing protein, which yields MTKSLLLIDAQIPHYQTLLGEIPRDIEIFVITEGINPIAYLAKKKIKTLHLVSHGSPGYLYLGNLKLNIHNLHQYATQLQQWRIEEIIIYGCKVAATQVGKAFINQLHKLTGANIAASTTLTGNSAQGGNWNLEVTRGDVNPKIIFSQEVITAYPGVLETIVVNTLEDEDDGITRGRVSLRDGINRANSVPGDYIIEFDPSLTGGTITLTIGVPLEISDNLKIVGLGAENLTIDGNENTVFSINDGFSDEQITVEIEKLSIINASNWHNNAIDNSGDNVQIRDTIISGNYTAINNKNTGIIGINNSRIIDNRGTGISSRGVLNIENSIIDNNGNRGISSSGTLEITNSTIANNGDQGIYSRGTLEITNSTISDNGRRGVYSSGITKITDTKIINNNSQGIRVSSNTANIINSTIDGNSDNGIIATSNTNIINSTVSNNNNSGINNDGWNNLVSITNSTISNNSGSTGGGILNRIGTVIINNSTITDNEATGGQGSGIANRGNLVQIGNSIVAGNKNTDIDFTGDENTFESQGGNLIGIGNAGRVFNQRGDINGVENPGLEDLADNGGPTLTHLPLSNSPAIDGGLNNLVTEELSTDQRGLPRISNRTVDIGAVEVAGIIRGTNRSDILIGTNLDDTIEGLGGDDTLKGLRGDDILEGGSGNDFIQGGPGRDLIRGGTGNDTLEGGTGNDTLLGGPGKDILIGGPGNDVLIGGGGRDRFQFNNPREGRNTITDFNPAADWITISRRGFGNNLSRGRLPEDQFITISRFTSLPNDFNLGFVYAQDVRRLAYINTGRDIPLTQIAILRNQPDLVASNILIF from the coding sequence ATGACTAAATCTCTACTCCTAATCGATGCTCAGATTCCCCACTATCAAACCCTATTAGGGGAGATACCTAGAGATATAGAAATATTTGTGATTACCGAAGGAATTAACCCTATTGCTTATCTAGCTAAAAAAAAGATTAAAACTCTCCATCTAGTCTCTCATGGTAGTCCAGGTTATCTTTATTTAGGTAATTTAAAGTTAAATATTCACAATCTCCACCAATACGCAACTCAATTACAGCAATGGAGAATAGAGGAAATAATTATCTATGGGTGTAAAGTTGCAGCGACTCAGGTAGGAAAAGCATTCATTAATCAATTACACAAGTTAACGGGAGCAAATATCGCAGCTTCTACAACTTTAACAGGGAATTCAGCTCAAGGTGGTAATTGGAATTTAGAAGTAACCAGAGGAGATGTTAACCCCAAGATCATTTTTAGTCAAGAAGTAATTACAGCTTATCCTGGGGTTTTAGAAACTATCGTCGTTAATACTTTAGAAGATGAAGACGACGGAATCACTAGAGGTAGAGTCTCCCTGAGAGATGGGATTAATCGAGCTAATTCTGTACCTGGAGATTATATTATTGAGTTTGATCCTTCCCTTACTGGTGGAACGATTACTCTTACAATCGGAGTACCTTTAGAGATTTCTGATAACTTAAAAATAGTTGGTTTAGGTGCAGAAAATCTGACCATAGATGGTAATGAAAATACTGTATTCTCTATTAATGATGGGTTTTCTGATGAACAAATTACGGTTGAAATAGAAAAACTGAGTATTATTAATGCTAGTAATTGGCATAATAATGCTATTGACAACTCAGGGGATAATGTTCAAATAAGAGATACTATTATTTCTGGTAATTATACTGCTATTAATAATAAAAACACTGGCATAATAGGTATTAATAATTCAAGAATTATTGATAATAGAGGAACTGGCATCTCTTCCCGAGGAGTTTTAAATATAGAAAACAGTATTATTGATAATAATGGTAATAGAGGAATATCTTCTAGTGGAACTTTAGAGATAACTAATAGTACTATTGCTAACAATGGCGATCAAGGAATCTATTCTAGAGGAACTCTAGAAATAACTAACAGTACTATTTCTGATAATGGTCGTAGAGGAGTTTATTCTAGTGGAATAACCAAGATCACTGATACTAAGATAATTAATAATAATAGTCAAGGTATCAGAGTTTCATCTAATACAGCTAACATTATTAATAGTACAATTGATGGTAATAGTGATAATGGTATTATAGCAACAAGTAATACTAATATCATTAACAGTACAGTTAGTAATAACAACAATAGTGGTATCAATAATGATGGTTGGAATAATTTAGTTAGCATTACTAATAGTACTATTTCTAATAACTCAGGGAGTACAGGAGGTGGTATTTTAAATAGAATTGGTACAGTAATTATCAATAATAGCACTATTACCGATAATGAAGCTACAGGAGGTCAAGGAAGTGGTATCGCTAACCGAGGTAACTTAGTACAAATCGGTAACAGTATAGTCGCGGGTAACAAAAATACGGATATAGACTTTACAGGGGATGAAAATACCTTTGAGAGTCAAGGTGGTAACCTGATTGGGATAGGAAACGCAGGGAGAGTCTTTAATCAGAGAGGAGACATCAACGGGGTAGAAAATCCTGGTTTAGAAGATTTAGCAGATAATGGTGGTCCTACTCTGACTCATCTTCCCTTATCCAATAGTCCCGCTATTGATGGAGGTTTAAATAATCTTGTAACAGAAGAATTAAGCACAGATCAACGGGGATTACCTCGTATCTCTAATCGTACCGTAGATATCGGTGCGGTAGAAGTAGCAGGAATAATCAGAGGTACAAATCGTAGTGATATCCTGATTGGTACTAATCTCGATGATACGATTGAGGGATTAGGTGGAGATGATACCCTCAAAGGTTTAAGGGGAGATGACATCTTAGAGGGAGGATCAGGTAACGACTTCATCCAAGGAGGACCTGGTAGAGACTTAATCAGAGGTGGGACTGGTAATGATACCTTAGAAGGTGGGACTGGTAATGATACTCTTCTCGGTGGACCTGGTAAGGATATCCTGATTGGTGGACCTGGTAACGATGTCTTGATTGGTGGAGGGGGTAGAGATAGATTTCAGTTTAATAATCCTCGAGAAGGAAGAAATACTATTACTGATTTTAATCCCGCTGCTGATTGGATTACTATTTCTCGACGAGGTTTTGGTAATAATTTATCTAGAGGAAGACTACCCGAAGACCAGTTTATTACTATTTCCCGTTTTACGAGTTTACCAAATGATTTTAATTTAGGTTTTGTTTACGCTCAAGATGTACGTAGATTGGCTTATATTAATACCGGTAGAGATATTCCTTTAACTCAAATTGCGATTTTACGCAATCAGCCCGATTTAGTCGCGAGTAATATTTTGATCTTCTAA
- a CDS encoding M61 family peptidase, whose translation MTQTKTILKTDKVKNLAINYQVSLSQPGSHLFEVELNVNNWDKPTLDLKMPVWSPGSYLIREYAKNVQDFKAKDTQSNQVLNTEKISKNHWLIDTSNSVDITISYQVYAHELSVRTNHLNYSHGYFNGAALFYYIPGYEQQAIRVKVIPPQADWQVTTALPEVENNVYLAKDFDTLVDSPFEIGTHSLTEFEVLGKKHRLAIWGEGNLSLEQVIADIQKIIKVEADLYEGLPYEDYLFLLHLSSNGFGGLEHKNCCSLIYSRFGFRVTEKYQRFLQLVAHEFFHLWNVKRIRPQALETFDYDQENYTTSLWFAEGATSYYDLLIPVRSGIYDGKTFLGFLSKEISKYLNTPGRQVQSLSESSFDAWIKLYRRDANSDNSQISYYLKGSLVCLMLDLLIRSRHQNKRSLDDVMRLMWRRFGQPEIGYSPEELEEVISTVAETDLTEFFQLYLQGTTELPLAEYLALFGLQLQVINKDNVPDLGIQLTDKGVVKFVRQDSVAAKVGISPGDEILAINQIRVQTEEFNERLKDYQEGDKIDLTLFHQDQLRTVSVELAFPQPSGYEIVPLKEPSQQQRENYQGWLQSEL comes from the coding sequence ATGACTCAAACAAAGACAATTTTAAAAACAGACAAGGTTAAAAATCTAGCCATAAACTATCAAGTATCTTTATCTCAACCAGGTTCTCATTTATTTGAGGTAGAATTAAATGTTAATAATTGGGATAAGCCAACTCTAGATTTAAAAATGCCTGTGTGGAGTCCTGGTTCTTATTTAATCAGAGAATACGCTAAAAATGTTCAGGATTTTAAAGCAAAAGATACTCAGAGTAATCAAGTTTTAAATACTGAAAAAATCAGTAAGAATCATTGGTTAATTGATACTAGTAACTCTGTTGATATCACGATTAGTTATCAAGTTTATGCTCATGAATTATCAGTGAGAACTAATCATTTAAACTATAGTCATGGTTATTTTAATGGCGCTGCTTTGTTTTATTATATTCCTGGTTATGAACAACAAGCAATTAGGGTAAAAGTTATCCCTCCCCAAGCAGATTGGCAAGTAACAACAGCATTACCAGAAGTAGAAAATAATGTTTATTTAGCTAAGGATTTTGATACCTTAGTTGATAGTCCTTTTGAAATAGGTACTCACTCACTAACTGAATTTGAAGTCTTAGGAAAAAAACACCGTTTAGCGATTTGGGGAGAAGGAAACCTTTCCCTTGAACAGGTTATCGCAGATATCCAAAAAATCATTAAGGTAGAAGCTGATTTATATGAAGGTTTACCCTATGAGGATTATCTATTTTTATTGCATTTATCAAGCAATGGTTTTGGTGGTTTAGAACATAAAAATTGTTGCAGTTTAATTTATTCTCGCTTTGGGTTTCGTGTAACCGAAAAATATCAACGTTTTCTGCAATTAGTAGCCCATGAATTCTTTCATCTGTGGAACGTAAAACGCATTCGTCCCCAAGCTTTAGAGACTTTTGATTATGACCAAGAAAATTATACTACTTCTCTCTGGTTCGCTGAAGGGGCTACGAGTTATTATGATTTATTAATCCCTGTAAGAAGTGGTATCTATGACGGAAAAACTTTTTTAGGATTTCTCAGTAAAGAGATTAGTAAATATCTCAATACTCCAGGACGTCAGGTACAATCTTTAAGTGAGTCAAGCTTTGATGCTTGGATTAAATTATATCGTCGCGATGCTAATAGTGATAATTCCCAAATATCCTATTATCTCAAAGGTAGTTTAGTTTGTTTGATGTTAGATTTATTGATTAGATCTCGTCATCAGAATAAGCGATCGCTTGATGATGTAATGCGGTTAATGTGGCGACGTTTTGGTCAACCAGAAATAGGTTACAGTCCAGAGGAATTAGAAGAAGTAATTAGTACTGTAGCAGAAACAGATTTAACCGAATTCTTTCAACTCTATCTACAGGGAACAACCGAACTTCCCTTAGCCGAATATTTAGCTTTATTTGGGTTACAACTGCAAGTAATAAATAAAGATAATGTCCCTGATTTAGGAATTCAACTAACAGATAAAGGAGTAGTTAAATTTGTCAGACAGGATTCTGTAGCAGCAAAAGTCGGGATTTCTCCTGGAGACGAAATATTAGCCATCAATCAGATACGTGTTCAAACAGAGGAATTTAACGAACGTCTCAAAGATTATCAAGAGGGTGATAAGATTGATCTTACTCTCTTTCACCAGGATCAACTACGTACGGTTAGCGTAGAGTTAGCTTTCCCGCAACCGAGTGGCTATGAAATTGTACCTCTGAAAGAACCTAGTCAACAACAAAGAGAAAATTATCAAGGTTGGCTGCAATCTGAATTGTAA
- a CDS encoding Crp/Fnr family transcriptional regulator encodes METQTFNELFPLFNTADPETLTWLLSVATEEEYDEDETIVREDSWGRSFYLIISGWVKIQKQIDTHQITQEILGKGDFFGETAILDDTPRGTSVIALSEVKLISISAQRFIQTLLKEPQVQHKLLQQTVHRLHKLQNRFYRRLQPPISRLSKVLVSLAENYGQPTEQGIEILEIPRQDLADIAETTLEETNNILENIQTKGLLTIDEQQQVFCLTNPKQLIHLIRNQS; translated from the coding sequence ATGGAGACCCAAACGTTTAACGAGCTTTTTCCATTATTTAATACAGCTGATCCTGAAACTCTCACTTGGCTATTATCCGTTGCTACAGAAGAAGAGTACGACGAAGACGAGACAATAGTTAGGGAGGATAGTTGGGGAAGATCTTTCTATCTAATTATCTCAGGATGGGTGAAAATTCAGAAACAAATCGACACACATCAAATCACCCAAGAAATTCTTGGTAAAGGTGATTTTTTTGGTGAAACGGCGATTTTAGACGATACTCCCCGAGGAACTAGCGTAATTGCTCTTTCTGAAGTAAAATTAATCAGTATTTCTGCACAACGATTTATTCAAACCTTACTCAAAGAACCACAAGTTCAACATAAATTACTACAACAAACTGTACATCGTTTGCATAAGCTACAAAATCGCTTTTACCGACGGTTACAACCTCCTATTAGTAGATTGAGTAAAGTACTAGTTTCTTTAGCAGAAAATTATGGTCAACCTACAGAGCAAGGTATAGAAATCTTAGAAATTCCGAGACAGGATTTAGCAGATATAGCGGAAACTACCCTAGAAGAAACGAATAATATATTAGAAAATATTCAAACCAAGGGTTTACTAACTATAGATGAACAACAACAAGTTTTTTGTTTAACTAATCCTAAACAGCTAATTCATTTAATCAGAAATCAATCATAA